One window of the Acidimicrobiia bacterium genome contains the following:
- a CDS encoding LLM class flavin-dependent oxidoreductase, whose translation MNQKPAVSLVAVPGKKARTIEFAQEIERRGFAGIYCPSMGDAMGLCQALAHTTSTIEFGTAIQPIYLRHAVDLASHAGTIHEISGGRFRLGVGVSHAPANDRLGVDSSRPLSDIRDYVTAIQGATRQAGELPPIVTATLRDKMLDLSLELADGAIWANASLSYIRDHSVPRIPKEKRDSGFFVGNMIPTVIDDDRDAARAIHRRTLSGYVMLPNYRNYWKAAGYEEEMMAIEAALEEGNREALPGLMSNRWLDDCTLSGSVGEVREGIEAWFEAGVTTPIMVMSSTKGGQFAAIEELFEAFE comes from the coding sequence ATGAATCAAAAACCAGCCGTTTCTCTGGTAGCCGTACCCGGCAAGAAGGCTCGAACGATTGAGTTCGCCCAGGAGATTGAACGCCGTGGTTTTGCCGGTATTTATTGTCCCAGCATGGGTGACGCCATGGGTTTGTGCCAGGCATTAGCGCATACCACTTCTACCATCGAATTCGGCACCGCTATTCAGCCCATCTACTTGCGCCATGCCGTTGATTTGGCGAGTCATGCTGGCACTATTCATGAAATTTCAGGGGGTCGTTTCCGTTTAGGGGTGGGTGTGAGCCACGCTCCGGCTAACGACCGTTTAGGGGTGGACAGCTCACGACCACTTTCCGACATTCGTGACTATGTGACGGCAATTCAGGGGGCCACACGCCAAGCTGGCGAATTGCCCCCGATTGTGACCGCTACCTTACGTGACAAAATGCTTGATTTATCACTTGAGCTGGCCGATGGTGCCATTTGGGCAAACGCTAGCCTCTCATATATTCGCGACCATTCAGTCCCTCGCATACCCAAAGAAAAACGTGACAGCGGCTTTTTTGTGGGAAATATGATACCGACCGTGATCGATGATGATCGCGATGCCGCCCGGGCTATCCACCGGCGCACCCTTAGTGGCTATGTGATGTTGCCGAACTACCGTAATTATTGGAAAGCGGCTGGTTACGAGGAAGAAATGATGGCAATTGAGGCGGCACTTGAAGAAGGCAACCGCGAGGCGCTACCTGGGCTAATGAGCAATCGCTGGCTAGATGACTGCACACTTTCGGGTTCGGTAGGCGAAGTACGCGAAGGAATTGAAGCCTGGTTCGAGGCTGGGGTAACCACCCCCATCATGGTGATGTCGTCTACCAAAGGCGGCCAATTTGCAGCTATCGAAGAGCTTTTTGAGGCCTTTGAATAA
- a CDS encoding ribonuclease HII: MGSTKRSSAPHLQLEKACWNAGEEVVVGIDEVGRGAWAGPLSVGAVVLPKERRLYKLRDSKMLKEAERETAYARVVDWVSTFSVGHVSPAECDELGMSQAQKLAAQRAIAGLGVTPDRILVDGNWDFVGGGKTQLVVRGDTISLSIAAASIVAKVTRDRLMRELSESFPPFEFERNKGYPAPRHRMALAGYGPTSIHRRSWKYMGSLAFQGAI; the protein is encoded by the coding sequence TTGGGCTCCACCAAGCGGTCATCTGCGCCTCACCTCCAGCTAGAAAAAGCTTGTTGGAATGCTGGCGAAGAGGTGGTGGTGGGGATAGATGAGGTTGGTCGAGGCGCGTGGGCTGGGCCCCTTAGCGTGGGTGCGGTGGTGCTACCGAAAGAGCGTCGCTTGTACAAGCTTCGTGACTCCAAAATGCTTAAGGAAGCGGAGCGAGAAACCGCTTATGCCCGCGTTGTTGATTGGGTGAGCACGTTCTCGGTAGGGCACGTGAGCCCGGCTGAATGCGACGAGCTAGGTATGTCGCAGGCCCAGAAGTTAGCTGCGCAGCGAGCTATTGCGGGTTTGGGAGTAACACCTGATCGCATTTTGGTTGATGGTAACTGGGATTTTGTGGGTGGTGGCAAGACCCAGCTGGTGGTGCGCGGCGATACTATTTCGTTGTCAATTGCCGCCGCTTCGATTGTGGCGAAAGTGACTCGAGATCGGCTGATGCGCGAGCTATCCGAGTCTTTCCCGCCGTTTGAATTCGAACGTAATAAGGGTTATCCAGCACCACGTCACCGGATGGCTTTAGCTGGCTATGGACCCACTTCGATTCACCGTAGAAGCTGGAAATACATGGGTTCTTTGGCTTTTCAAGGGGCTATTTAG
- a CDS encoding NAD(P)H-dependent glycerol-3-phosphate dehydrogenase, with product METRVAVVGAGSWGTTIAHVIAAREPVRLWARRPEVAAEINETHRNSSYLAAHELNKAIVASSSMSATVANAEVVAVAVPSQAFRGALATMAPHLSANASLVSLTKGFEEGSMKRMTEVCAEVVPGHSTAVLTGPNLANEIMDGFPAASVVATADEALGAQVQGLFAGSNLRIYTHHDVVGAETGGALKNVIAIACGVADGLGAGDNSRAAIITRGLAELTRLGVSMGGVPITFAGLAGLGDLVATAISPQSRNRHVGEQLGRGRDLPSIIAEMNMVAEGVKAAQVALRLAREHGVEMPIANLVAQVCNGSISATEAFNLLLARDARPEVYGFQP from the coding sequence ATGGAAACACGAGTAGCGGTGGTCGGCGCAGGCTCTTGGGGAACAACTATCGCCCATGTTATAGCAGCTCGTGAACCTGTACGGTTGTGGGCTCGTCGCCCCGAGGTCGCTGCTGAAATTAACGAAACCCACCGAAACTCGTCGTATCTGGCGGCCCACGAATTGAACAAAGCAATCGTGGCGTCCTCTTCTATGTCTGCCACGGTTGCCAATGCCGAAGTGGTGGCAGTGGCCGTGCCCTCGCAGGCCTTTCGCGGAGCCCTGGCAACCATGGCCCCACACCTTTCGGCTAATGCCTCACTGGTTAGTTTGACCAAGGGCTTTGAGGAAGGCTCGATGAAACGGATGACCGAGGTTTGCGCCGAAGTTGTCCCGGGCCATTCCACCGCGGTTTTGACCGGTCCTAATTTGGCTAACGAAATTATGGACGGTTTCCCGGCCGCTTCGGTGGTGGCTACAGCCGATGAGGCCCTAGGTGCCCAGGTGCAGGGCTTGTTTGCTGGCTCAAACCTTCGGATTTATACCCACCATGATGTGGTTGGTGCCGAAACGGGTGGTGCTCTTAAGAATGTGATTGCCATTGCGTGTGGTGTGGCCGATGGGCTTGGCGCCGGAGACAACTCGCGAGCTGCCATCATTACCCGCGGTTTGGCTGAGTTGACACGCCTTGGCGTCTCGATGGGGGGCGTGCCTATCACCTTTGCCGGCTTGGCCGGCCTTGGTGACTTGGTGGCTACCGCTATTAGCCCCCAAAGCCGTAACCGTCATGTGGGTGAGCAGTTAGGTCGAGGCCGCGACCTGCCTTCAATAATCGCCGAGATGAACATGGTTGCCGAGGGTGTTAAAGCAGCTCAGGTGGCGTTGCGGTTGGCCCGTGAACATGGGGTTGAAATGCCGATTGCTAATTTGGTGGCTCAGGTTTGCAACGGCAGTATTTCGGCCACTGAGGCTTTTAATCTGTTGTTGGCCCGAGATGCCCGCCCCGAAGTTTATGGTTTTCAACCCTAG
- the cofC gene encoding 2-phospho-L-lactate guanylyltransferase: MRLMPTRAAVIVPMKPFSAAKGRLAQTLAPSKRASLAREMAQVVLQAAAPLPVLVVCDHDEVATWARQQEAMVLFQKEPGLNNAVQEAFQYLREAGFSHVIVAHGDLPLAQDLAWLAEFEGVTIVPDRHRQGTNVMSVPTSAAFVFGYGPGSFAYHLDHVQALGLPYRVVEDAALGWDVDEPRDLSVLSRPSEQE; this comes from the coding sequence ATGAGGCTAATGCCCACCCGAGCTGCCGTTATTGTGCCCATGAAACCATTTAGTGCGGCTAAGGGTCGCCTGGCCCAAACTTTGGCACCTAGCAAGCGTGCCAGCTTGGCTCGTGAAATGGCGCAGGTGGTGTTGCAAGCCGCCGCGCCGCTACCGGTGTTAGTGGTGTGTGATCACGACGAGGTAGCAACATGGGCCCGCCAGCAAGAAGCCATGGTCCTTTTTCAGAAAGAGCCTGGTTTGAACAATGCCGTGCAAGAAGCGTTTCAATACTTACGTGAAGCTGGTTTCTCACACGTGATCGTTGCTCACGGCGATTTACCCTTGGCCCAAGATTTGGCGTGGCTTGCCGAATTCGAGGGCGTAACAATCGTGCCTGACCGGCACCGACAAGGCACAAACGTGATGAGCGTGCCCACCAGCGCCGCCTTCGTATTTGGCTATGGACCGGGTTCCTTTGCTTACCATCTAGACCACGTTCAAGCGCTAGGTTTGCCGTATCGTGTGGTGGAAGACGCCGCTTTGGGATGGGATGTTGACGAACCGCGTGATCTGTCAGTTTTATCTAGACCTTCGGAACAAGAGTGA
- a CDS encoding PIG-L deacetylase family protein — MNPKINLAIPNRALAIGAHPDDIDFQCGATLAKWAAAGCEVSYLICTDGQKGTWDPNEDLGALVSTRQDEQRRAAKAIGATGEVVFLGHTDGELENTRSVRFQIVEWIRRLKPNVVLGHDPWKRYRLHPDHRAAGFLCVDSIVGARDPHFFPEQNLAHHRPDALLLFEADEADHFEEVTGFGEHKVNALMQHVSQFITTMDIQPNDDGTQAEAFRHRILSQLAATGSLAGLSQAEAYKIIEPL; from the coding sequence GTGAACCCAAAAATTAACTTGGCGATACCAAATCGGGCTTTAGCAATCGGTGCGCACCCCGATGATATTGACTTCCAATGCGGTGCCACCTTGGCCAAATGGGCGGCCGCTGGCTGCGAAGTCAGCTATTTAATATGTACTGATGGCCAAAAAGGCACTTGGGACCCCAATGAAGACCTGGGCGCACTGGTATCTACTCGACAAGATGAACAACGCCGAGCAGCGAAAGCTATCGGCGCAACCGGCGAGGTAGTCTTTTTGGGCCACACTGACGGAGAATTAGAAAACACACGTTCTGTTCGATTTCAGATAGTTGAATGGATTAGACGCCTGAAACCGAATGTGGTCCTCGGGCATGATCCATGGAAGCGTTATCGACTCCACCCTGATCATCGCGCTGCTGGGTTTTTGTGCGTCGATTCAATTGTCGGAGCGCGCGACCCGCACTTCTTTCCTGAACAAAACCTGGCGCATCATCGTCCCGACGCCTTGTTGTTGTTTGAAGCCGATGAGGCCGATCACTTCGAAGAGGTTACGGGCTTTGGAGAACACAAAGTGAACGCCTTAATGCAACACGTAAGTCAGTTCATCACCACCATGGACATTCAGCCCAACGATGATGGCACTCAAGCCGAAGCCTTTCGACACCGTATTCTAAGCCAGCTAGCTGCCACCGGTAGCCTGGCCGGATTAAGCCAAGCGGAAGCCTACAAAATAATCGAGCCGTTATGA
- a CDS encoding 3'-5' exonuclease yields the protein MARQRLIYGLDIETDTRIDGLDPGISSVVAIAISTIRGTETLVGDEWLLLAGLEQHLASLEPGVIATWNGALYDLPFIYDRAAFYGIRLGLRLEASHRVSLGKGLVGHQHAYRASWHGHAHVDLCRMYQHSERPAPACNLAQEALHAKATRDAELARALASRRWNSVISFIDQTPSAIAPPVNHDKRVAAITQQAS from the coding sequence ATGGCACGACAAAGGCTGATATACGGTCTCGACATTGAGACGGATACCAGAATTGACGGTCTTGACCCTGGTATCTCATCGGTTGTCGCTATTGCCATCTCTACTATTCGAGGCACCGAAACTTTGGTCGGCGATGAATGGTTGCTGCTAGCAGGGCTAGAACAGCACCTAGCGTCGCTCGAACCCGGGGTGATCGCCACCTGGAATGGCGCCTTGTATGACCTGCCGTTTATCTACGACCGGGCTGCCTTCTACGGAATTCGTTTAGGCCTTCGCCTGGAAGCTTCACACCGCGTGAGTTTGGGTAAAGGTCTAGTTGGGCACCAACATGCTTATCGAGCCAGTTGGCATGGCCACGCACATGTCGATTTGTGCCGCATGTATCAACACAGTGAGCGCCCGGCTCCCGCCTGCAATTTGGCTCAAGAAGCCCTGCACGCTAAAGCAACCCGCGACGCGGAACTAGCTCGGGCGTTGGCATCGCGGCGCTGGAACAGCGTTATTTCCTTTATTGATCAGACGCCAAGCGCGATAGCGCCACCCGTTAATCACGACAAACGGGTGGCAGCTATAACGCAGCAAGCTTCTTAA
- a CDS encoding thiolase, producing MKPKSVAVVGAAETTDMGKIPNLSQLGLHADAALNAMADAGLTAKDIDGVACAGESPVAVAQYLGIVPKYVDGTSVGGCSFMLHVRHAAAAINEGLADTILITHGESGRSRVGSGRWGMAPASLPGQFEMPYGPMGPPTTFTIPWLRYAKTYGATEEDLANVAVIQREWAGLNPRASFRDPLTVDEVLDSRMIAWPFRKLLCCLVTDGGGALILTSADRAKDFPQKPVYILGTGESSETPMVSQMDDFTTSRAFRVSGKKAFDEAGITHDDVDHLMIYDAFAHLPIYGLEDLGFVGLGEAPAFIRERNTAIGGKLPVNTNGGGLSYMHSGMYGMYALQESVRQMRGIAPAQIEGAEISIAHGVGGMFAASGTIIFSNVEP from the coding sequence ATGAAACCGAAAAGTGTGGCTGTAGTCGGGGCCGCAGAAACCACCGACATGGGGAAAATCCCCAACCTTTCGCAGCTTGGCCTTCATGCTGACGCTGCCTTGAACGCTATGGCTGACGCCGGCCTTACCGCCAAAGATATTGACGGCGTGGCCTGCGCGGGCGAATCGCCAGTAGCCGTGGCCCAATACTTGGGTATTGTGCCCAAGTACGTTGATGGCACCTCAGTTGGTGGCTGTTCATTCATGTTGCATGTGCGCCACGCTGCTGCCGCCATTAATGAAGGTCTTGCCGACACTATTCTTATTACCCACGGTGAAAGTGGTCGTTCTCGGGTTGGTTCCGGGCGCTGGGGCATGGCACCTGCCAGTCTGCCGGGCCAGTTTGAAATGCCCTATGGCCCCATGGGTCCTCCCACCACCTTCACGATCCCATGGTTGCGTTACGCCAAGACCTACGGTGCTACCGAAGAAGATTTGGCCAACGTGGCGGTGATCCAGCGTGAATGGGCAGGGCTAAACCCCCGTGCTTCGTTCCGTGATCCGCTCACCGTTGACGAAGTGCTCGACTCGCGTATGATCGCTTGGCCCTTCCGTAAGCTGCTTTGCTGCTTGGTGACCGATGGTGGTGGTGCCTTGATTCTCACCTCAGCCGATCGTGCCAAAGATTTTCCGCAGAAACCGGTCTACATTTTGGGCACCGGCGAAAGCAGTGAAACGCCCATGGTTAGCCAAATGGACGATTTCACCACTTCGCGAGCCTTTAGAGTTTCGGGTAAGAAGGCGTTCGATGAGGCCGGTATCACCCACGACGATGTTGATCACCTTATGATCTACGACGCCTTCGCGCACCTCCCGATCTATGGTCTAGAAGATCTCGGTTTTGTGGGCTTAGGTGAAGCTCCGGCGTTTATTCGAGAGCGCAACACCGCTATTGGAGGGAAGCTACCGGTTAACACCAACGGTGGTGGCCTTTCATACATGCACTCCGGGATGTATGGCATGTATGCCCTACAAGAGAGTGTCCGTCAGATGCGTGGTATTGCTCCGGCACAAATTGAAGGTGCCGAGATTTCAATTGCGCACGGTGTGGGGGGCATGTTTGCCGCCAGCGGCACCATAATCTTCTCGAACGTAGAGCCTTAA
- a CDS encoding OB-fold domain-containing protein: MSAPKSAAPTRPVPEPVPETAHFWEGTKAGELRIQRCQDCEGAYFPPRPFCPTCSSRNVAVEVASGKGTLYSYVIHHRDVPGFTAPYSIAVVELDEGPRMMTNIVGCDQTPEALVLDMPVEVTFEEVTDEISVPLFRPVEA, translated from the coding sequence ATGTCTGCGCCGAAATCGGCCGCTCCTACCCGACCTGTGCCAGAGCCGGTACCGGAAACTGCCCATTTCTGGGAAGGTACCAAAGCTGGCGAACTTCGGATCCAGCGGTGTCAAGACTGCGAGGGAGCATATTTCCCGCCGCGGCCATTTTGCCCAACGTGCTCTAGCCGCAACGTAGCGGTTGAGGTAGCTAGTGGTAAAGGCACTCTCTATAGCTATGTGATTCATCACCGCGACGTGCCCGGCTTCACAGCACCGTACTCAATTGCTGTTGTCGAGCTTGATGAAGGTCCTCGGATGATGACCAACATCGTGGGCTGCGATCAAACGCCTGAAGCCCTGGTGCTCGACATGCCGGTTGAGGTCACTTTTGAAGAAGTCACTGATGAGATTTCAGTGCCGCTGTTTCGTCCGGTGGAGGCATAA
- a CDS encoding universal stress protein, whose amino-acid sequence MNTTNASLVPAPGRIVVGIDGSEMSLLAVSHAALLAKAFDAHVIAVHAVGMLSRINGQMHPSDQVQDELQTEMLEWTALLRESGIEFSTILEDGPPGLVLTRVAEREEAGLLVLGTRGLGSADDAVLGSTCYHLMRFSPVPLFIIPGTGAICR is encoded by the coding sequence GTGAATACCACCAACGCCTCACTTGTGCCTGCACCCGGCCGTATCGTGGTAGGAATCGACGGCTCGGAAATGTCGCTACTGGCCGTGAGCCACGCTGCCCTGTTGGCAAAAGCCTTCGATGCCCATGTGATTGCCGTACACGCGGTCGGCATGTTAAGTCGCATCAATGGCCAAATGCACCCGAGCGACCAAGTTCAAGATGAATTGCAAACTGAAATGCTGGAATGGACTGCGCTGTTGCGCGAGAGCGGCATAGAGTTCAGCACTATTTTGGAAGACGGCCCACCCGGTTTGGTTCTAACCAGGGTCGCTGAACGTGAAGAAGCTGGGTTGCTGGTTTTAGGCACCCGAGGTTTGGGGTCAGCCGATGACGCTGTACTTGGCTCGACCTGTTACCACCTAATGCGATTTTCTCCGGTCCCTTTGTTCATCATTCCCGGTACCGGGGCGATTTGTCGCTAA
- a CDS encoding response regulator transcription factor — MPITVFLLDDHEIVRRGLREMLEADGQFEVVGEAGTVAEALDRIPATKPQVAVLDVRLPDGNGVQACRDIRSRNPEIACLMLTSFSDDEALFDAIMAGAAGYLLKQVRAKELLEAIKAVSEGKSLLDPEVTQKVLERIRLGSPDDERLSQLTEQERKIFDLIGNGLTNRQIAEQVFLAEKTVKNYVSNLLMKLGMERRTEAAAYAARIDERRKRDSRLS, encoded by the coding sequence ATGCCCATAACTGTGTTCTTGCTCGACGATCATGAGATTGTGCGTCGGGGCCTGCGCGAGATGCTAGAGGCTGACGGTCAATTTGAAGTGGTGGGCGAAGCGGGCACGGTGGCAGAGGCCCTCGATCGGATTCCTGCTACAAAGCCGCAGGTGGCCGTGCTAGACGTGCGTTTGCCTGATGGCAATGGTGTGCAGGCTTGTCGAGACATCCGAAGTCGTAATCCCGAGATTGCTTGTTTGATGCTTACCTCGTTTTCCGATGACGAGGCGCTTTTCGATGCCATCATGGCCGGTGCTGCGGGCTACTTGTTGAAACAGGTACGCGCTAAAGAATTGCTCGAGGCGATCAAGGCTGTTTCTGAGGGTAAGTCGCTACTTGATCCCGAGGTGACCCAAAAGGTTTTAGAACGAATCCGACTGGGTTCACCTGACGATGAGAGACTGTCACAACTCACCGAGCAAGAGCGCAAAATCTTCGATCTCATCGGTAATGGCCTTACGAATCGTCAGATCGCGGAACAGGTTTTCTTAGCTGAAAAAACTGTTAAGAACTATGTCAGTAACTTGTTAATGAAGCTCGGAATGGAACGTCGGACCGAAGCCGCAGCCTATGCCGCCCGCATAGATGAACGCCGCAAGCGCGACAGCCGGCTGTCTTAG
- a CDS encoding PAS domain S-box protein, which produces MGKDSYDHSEVSPTDLDAQMAQAIFSAVPDGLIIVDEDGLIVLANPQAYVMFAWPEGQLVGSRIEDLIPPRFRAGHYQDRANYHAAPRVRPMGLGMELRAIRHDETEFPVEISLSPVTEGGKSYVVASIRDITERVEQQMRLAATREALQLTEDRERIARELHDTVIQRLFATSMGLEAALTKAVSPETRARLERSVDDLDTTIHEIRTAIFGLQGGVLASGVRSEVIKLVKDAAASLGFEPHLSFIGPVDTLVSTELGDQLLPTLREALSNVVRHANATALEVSLTATKTTVTLVVTDNGVGVAGTSLSSASPLSGFGVKNMTHRAESLGGFASLTNVDTGGLRLVWEVPVSS; this is translated from the coding sequence GTGGGAAAAGATTCTTACGACCATTCCGAAGTGAGTCCAACTGATTTAGATGCTCAAATGGCGCAGGCCATTTTTAGTGCGGTGCCTGACGGGCTAATCATCGTGGATGAAGACGGTCTGATCGTGTTGGCAAATCCGCAGGCCTACGTAATGTTTGCCTGGCCCGAGGGCCAACTGGTGGGTAGTCGTATTGAAGATTTGATTCCACCTCGATTTCGGGCAGGGCACTATCAAGATCGCGCTAACTATCATGCTGCGCCCAGGGTTCGACCCATGGGGCTTGGCATGGAATTGCGTGCCATTCGCCACGACGAAACTGAATTCCCGGTAGAGATATCACTCAGTCCGGTTACCGAGGGTGGCAAGAGCTATGTGGTGGCCTCAATCCGCGACATTACCGAGCGGGTTGAACAACAAATGCGGTTGGCCGCTACCCGCGAAGCGTTGCAGCTAACTGAAGACCGCGAACGCATCGCCCGTGAACTACACGACACGGTGATTCAACGCCTCTTCGCCACCTCCATGGGGTTGGAAGCCGCGTTGACCAAAGCTGTTAGTCCCGAGACGCGCGCACGCCTCGAGCGCTCGGTCGACGATCTTGATACCACTATTCATGAAATCCGCACTGCTATTTTTGGTCTTCAAGGTGGTGTTCTGGCTTCGGGTGTTCGTAGCGAAGTCATCAAGTTGGTGAAAGACGCCGCGGCGAGTTTGGGTTTCGAACCGCACCTCAGCTTTATCGGACCAGTCGATACGCTTGTTTCAACAGAACTTGGTGATCAGCTTTTGCCCACCTTGCGCGAGGCGCTTTCTAACGTCGTTCGCCACGCCAATGCCACTGCGCTTGAGGTTAGTTTGACGGCCACCAAGACAACGGTGACTTTGGTCGTTACCGACAATGGTGTTGGGGTGGCTGGCACTTCGTTGAGCAGCGCTAGCCCGTTGTCAGGTTTTGGCGTAAAAAATATGACCCACCGTGCCGAATCGCTCGGCGGTTTCGCTTCGCTGACTAATGTGGATACGGGTGGTCTCCGTCTAGTGTGGGAAGTGCCCGTTAGTAGCTAG
- a CDS encoding disulfide bond formation protein B produces MTVQAANLFFSMLTVATAITAVVTLVLLLARWLRPSSRTAAYASVLAPMAGWLAFVIAAGATLGSLYYSEIAHYEPCKYCWLQRIAMYPSALLLGIAAVRRDTAVKYYAIPLAALGSIVSAYHFYIEQFPTSGGSCSPTVPCNVPYFQQWGFVSLAFMALTGFLAIIVLLLLTDKSVVNQKAGK; encoded by the coding sequence ATGACTGTGCAAGCTGCCAACCTCTTTTTCTCAATGCTAACCGTAGCTACAGCCATTACGGCCGTTGTGACATTGGTGCTGCTATTGGCTCGGTGGCTACGGCCTTCCTCACGGACCGCTGCCTACGCCAGTGTACTTGCGCCAATGGCTGGTTGGTTGGCCTTTGTAATCGCCGCCGGGGCCACTCTTGGAAGCCTGTATTACTCAGAGATCGCTCATTATGAGCCGTGCAAATACTGCTGGCTCCAGCGAATCGCCATGTACCCTTCGGCGTTGCTTTTGGGTATCGCTGCCGTTCGACGCGACACGGCAGTCAAGTATTACGCTATTCCTCTGGCAGCCTTAGGTTCCATAGTTTCTGCGTATCATTTCTATATTGAACAGTTCCCTACCTCAGGCGGTTCTTGCAGCCCAACTGTTCCGTGCAATGTGCCTTACTTTCAACAGTGGGGTTTCGTAAGCCTGGCATTTATGGCGTTGACAGGCTTTTTAGCGATCATCGTTCTACTGTTATTGACCGACAAGTCGGTTGTTAATCAGAAAGCTGGTAAATGA
- a CDS encoding TlpA disulfide reductase family protein: MSSSRAPRTRNSSVAKAAQAGSGSRNVWIIAAVAAVVIFAGIIAVALSQEESSKQPETAAVTVNGSPLPIQDAEGSIGLEAPEISGTSLKGEPMSISNDGRPKLIGFFAHWCPHCQVEVPRIQQWIDDGELPEDVDFVAVSTSISPGQPNYPPSKWFDREKWTVPTLKDDATSTAHAAFGGGNFPYFVILDAEGKVVAAQSGELSRDDLNTLVAVARGGLEGMIDGETQSPSNETEEPGE, encoded by the coding sequence ATGAGTTCTTCTAGGGCACCTCGCACTCGTAACTCTTCGGTGGCCAAAGCGGCCCAAGCTGGTAGCGGTTCACGCAACGTTTGGATCATCGCGGCGGTGGCCGCCGTCGTGATCTTCGCCGGCATCATTGCGGTGGCGCTCTCCCAAGAAGAAAGCTCTAAGCAACCAGAAACAGCGGCCGTGACGGTCAATGGCTCTCCGTTGCCCATCCAAGATGCCGAGGGATCGATAGGTCTCGAAGCACCCGAGATTTCGGGTACCTCGCTTAAGGGCGAACCAATGTCGATCTCAAATGACGGTCGACCTAAGCTCATTGGCTTCTTTGCACACTGGTGCCCACATTGCCAGGTTGAGGTGCCACGCATTCAGCAGTGGATTGATGATGGTGAGCTGCCCGAGGACGTCGATTTCGTAGCGGTTTCAACGTCAATCTCCCCCGGTCAGCCGAATTACCCACCCAGCAAATGGTTTGACCGCGAAAAGTGGACCGTACCCACGTTGAAAGATGACGCCACTTCAACCGCTCACGCCGCTTTTGGCGGTGGAAACTTCCCTTATTTTGTGATTCTGGACGCCGAGGGCAAGGTCGTAGCAGCACAAAGTGGCGAACTTTCTCGTGATGATCTCAATACCTTGGTAGCTGTGGCCCGGGGCGGCCTCGAGGGCATGATTGATGGAGAAACTCAATCTCCTTCCAATGAGACTGAAGAGCCTGGTGAATAA
- the panD gene encoding aspartate 1-decarboxylase: MRRRMMKSKIHRATVTDANLNYVGSITIDRELMAAADLLENEQVAVVDIDNGARLETYVIPGEAGDMCLNGAAARLVQPGDKIIVISYGDYEDSELIDHQPRVVHVDEFNRQSAPVLH; encoded by the coding sequence ATGCGACGTCGCATGATGAAATCCAAGATTCATCGAGCTACCGTGACCGATGCCAACCTTAACTACGTGGGGTCAATCACCATCGACCGTGAGCTTATGGCTGCCGCCGACCTACTTGAAAACGAACAGGTTGCGGTTGTCGATATCGATAACGGCGCCCGGCTTGAAACCTACGTGATTCCGGGTGAGGCGGGTGATATGTGTCTAAATGGCGCTGCGGCACGACTAGTGCAACCTGGTGACAAGATCATCGTTATTAGCTACGGCGATTATGAAGATTCCGAGCTAATCGACCATCAACCCAGAGTGGTTCACGTCGATGAATTCAACCGTCAAAGCGCACCCGTACTCCACTAA
- a CDS encoding universal stress protein produces the protein MKKFVAGVDGSEGSRKALEWAVKQAALEGAKLTVVHVWHVPYAASGMGGIPFDIQMLADGARETLDAMLSEVDTSELVEPVEGLLMEGAAAPAILAAAEDADMVIVGSRGRGGFMGLLLGSVSQQVASHSTCPVVIIPTDAT, from the coding sequence ATGAAAAAATTCGTAGCAGGCGTTGACGGTTCCGAAGGCTCAAGAAAAGCTCTCGAGTGGGCCGTAAAACAAGCTGCTTTGGAAGGGGCGAAGCTTACTGTTGTGCATGTATGGCACGTGCCTTACGCAGCTTCGGGTATGGGCGGAATCCCATTCGATATTCAAATGCTGGCCGACGGTGCCCGTGAAACCCTCGATGCCATGCTGAGCGAGGTGGACACCTCCGAACTGGTGGAACCCGTTGAGGGATTATTGATGGAAGGTGCAGCGGCACCCGCCATACTGGCAGCGGCCGAAGACGCCGACATGGTCATAGTGGGTAGTCGTGGCCGCGGCGGTTTTATGGGGCTTTTGCTGGGTTCCGTTTCCCAACAAGTGGCCAGCCACTCCACCTGTCCAGTGGTAATCATCCCCACCGACGCTACCTAA